A genomic window from Quercus lobata isolate SW786 chromosome 10, ValleyOak3.0 Primary Assembly, whole genome shotgun sequence includes:
- the LOC115965123 gene encoding uncharacterized protein LOC115965123, protein MNDTFITLIPKVQGAHKFGHFRPISLCNFCYKVISRILVARLQPLLDKLIDPAQTAFVPNRNIAENVLLAQEVVHSFSTTKKKKGFVGLKLDFQKAYDRVEWPFLIQVLKNFGFHQKFIHLIYQCISTVSFTLLLNGGKGPRIMPSRGLRQGDPLSPYLFIIGSEVLARMINRCSAQRLINGIRIAPSIARISKLFYADDVLLVCKAKHSEINEIMNILGKYCDWSGQQINFEKSGVFASKGVHSQFLNQLNNQRGLKKLSQGTKYFGVPLFLSSSKKKDFTYLKESLESKVSNWKSKSLSWMGRATLVKSIALTTPIYAMSCFLIPKSLCEEMDSMLKKFWWSPSKNSNRYFTPLAWDNLCQPKYLGGLGFRYFSDTNMALLSKVAWWILIQSNKPCVQALIAKYRVRRNWLDADPSKKASWTWKSVESASHILMAGACKQVNNGESILTWEDPWVPDLPNYKPVPLSPDKLSSCLVVSQILSPDKSRWDESKLYELFTVESAKAIMRIPVKVSHRVDKWVWVKSHNGKLSVKSAYKELLDHSEPNESDQIKSKIWKSKIHDRLKMVLWRVASDFLPTKEKLARFFPAMDPKCPLCDASPESSLHLFVYCHAARFLWAGNEWGCRPDALQFDCPGQFIKFLLSPQVSSHGTFDREGFLLFGALVLENLWYARNQAIHKGSKFSPNKEIQVVLKKNFEHRVALTDVPLVLPRPFYSWIRPEQGAVKINCDAAVGLDHSFIAIVARYWRGDLIFSMSKRVKTNVPIQAEAEAINLATCVVVKRGFEFVVVESDTKACIDALKVPFNEVPWRISSITADTLLLAFHGKKFVFRWSPRESNKAAHVLASWCLGKNLSGCFGQGYAPSPF, encoded by the coding sequence ATGAATGATACCTTCATTACCCTAATCCCAAAGGTTCAAGGTGCCCATAAATTTGGGCATTTCAGACCTATTAGCCTATGCAACTTCTGCTACAAAGTTATTTCAAGAATTTTGGTGGCAAGATTACAACCACTACTGGATAAGCTAATAGACCCTGCACAAACAGCTTTTGTCCCTAACAGAAACATAGCAGAAAATGTTCTGTTGGCCCAAGAAGTAGTGCACTCTTTCTCCACCACCAAGAAGAAAAAggggtttgtgggtttgaaGTTAGACTTCCAAAAGGCTTATGACAGAGTAGAATGGCCCTTCCTAATccaggttttaaaaaattttggtttccaCCAGAAGTTTATTCACCTCATATATCAATGTATCTCTACTGTGAGTTTCACTCTTTTGCTAAATGGGGGAAAAGGCCCTAGAATCATGCCTTCACGAGGCCTAAGACAAGGGGACCCCCTATCCCCTTATCTTTTCATTATTGGAAGTGAAGTTCTTGCCAGAATGATTAATAGATGCTCAGCCCAAAGATTAATAAATGGCATTAGGATTGCCCCATCAATAGCTAGAATCTCCAAACTCTTCTATGCAGATGATGTTTTATTGGTCTGCAAGGCAAAACATTCAGAGATTAATGAGATCATGAACATCTTGGGAAAATATTGTGATTGGTCAGGCCAGCAAATCAATTTTGAGAAGTCAGGGGTCTTTGCTTCAAAAGGGGTTCACTCTCAATTCCTAAATCAGCTTAACAATCAAAGAGGGTTAAAGAAACTTTCGCAAGGTACTAAATACTTCGGTGtccctctttttctctcaagtAGCAAGAAGAAGGACTTTACTTATCTTAAAGAATCTTTGGAATCTAAGGTAAGCAACTGGAAGAGCAAATCCTTGTCTTGGATGGGTAGAGCAACACTAGTGAAATCTATAGCCTTGACTACTCCGATTTACGCTATGTCTTGCTTTCTCATTCCAAAAAGTTTATGTGAGGAGATGGATAGTATGCTAAAAAAATTCTGGTGGAGCCCATCAAAGAATTCAAACCGGTATTTCACTCCTCTTGCTTGGGACAATTTATGTCAGCCTAAATATTTGGGTGGCCTTGGTTTTAGGTACTTTTCAGATACTAATATGGCCCTCCTGTCCAAAGTAGCTTGGTGGATTCTAATTCAGTCCAATAAACCATGTGTGCAAGCACTTATTGCTAAATACAGGGTGAGAAGAAATTGGCTTGATGCAGATCCATCCAAGAAGGCTTCTTGGACATGGAAAAGTGTGGAATCAGCCAGCCATATTCTTATGGCTGGAGCTTGTAAGCAAGTTAACAATGGGGAAAGCATTCTCACGTGGGAAGATCCTTGGGTCCCGGACCTTCCTAACTATAAACCGGTTCCATTGTCTCCTGATAAGCTATCTAGTTGCTTGGTGGTGTCTCAGATTCTATCACCAGATAAATCAAGATGGGATGAGTCGAAACTCTATGAATTATTCACTGTAGAATCAGCCAAGGCTATCATGAGAATTCCAGTCAAAGTGAGTCATAGGGTGGACAAATGGGTATGGGTAAAATCCCATAATGGCAAACTTTCAGTGAAGTCGGCATATAAGGAACTTCTTGATCATTCTGAGCCCAACGAGTCTGACCAGATAAAGTCAAAAATTTGGAAATCAAAAATTCATGATAGACTTAAGATGGTTTTATGGAGAGTGGCTTCAGATTTTCTTCCAACCAAGGAAAAATTGGCAAGATTCTTTCCAGCCATGGATCCTAAGTGTCCCCTATGTGATGCCTCACCCGAATCCTCCTTACATCTATTTGTCTACTGTCATGCTGCAAGATTTTTGTGGGCTGGCAATGAGTGGGGCTGCAGACCAGATGCATTGCAGTTTGACTGCCCAGGtcagtttataaaatttctCTTATCCCCCCAAGTCTCTTCCCATGGCACTTTTGACAGGGAGGGTTTCCTTTTATTCGGGGCTTTGGTGTTGGAAAATCTGTGGTATGCTAGAAATCAAGCTATTCACAAAGGAAGTAAATTCTCCCCAAATAAAGAAATCCAagtagtcttaaaaaaaaattttgaacaccgTGTTGCGCTCACTGATGTCCCCTTAGTGTTGCCTAGACCTTTTTATTCTTGGATCAGGCCTGAGCAAGGAGCtgttaaaataaattgtgaTGCAGCGGTGGGGCTAGATCACTCATTTATTGCCATTGTGGCGAGATATTGGAGAGGGGATTTGATTTTTTCCATGTCCAAACGGGTGAAAACCAACGTCCCCATCCAAGCAGAGGCTGAAGCCATTAATTTGGCGACTTGTGTTGTTGTTAAACGCGGGTTTGAGTTTGTAGTGGTTGAGAGCGATACCAAAGCCTGCATTGATGCACTCAAAGTCCCCTTTAATGAAGTGCCTTGGAGAATTTCATCCATTACAGCTGATACTCTTTTGCTGGCATTCCATGGTAAGAAGTTCGTTTTCAGGTGGAGTCCAAGGGAATCAAACAAGGCAGCCCATGTTTTAGCTTCTTGGTGCCTTGGGAAAAATTTATCTGGATGTTTTGGTCAGGGTTATGCTCCTAGCCCTTTTTAG